Proteins from a genomic interval of Desulfovibrio litoralis DSM 11393:
- a CDS encoding TIGR00730 family Rossman fold protein has protein sequence MEPIKNDCNGNNAIDSLSLDSWRLFKIMAEIVEGFEVLGKIKESCISIFGSARVKEDHPLYEETRQIAKLLAESGFGIITGGGPGIMEAGNRGASEGGGQSIGLHIYLPHEQKTNFFMKTQLTFRYFFIRKLMFIKYASGYVVMPGGMGTLDELTEAFVLMQTARIKPFPIVLYKNEFWGGLIDWLKDKMVSEGFMSPHELDLLAIKDTPEEVLEFFKAHR, from the coding sequence ATGGAACCAATAAAAAACGACTGTAACGGAAATAACGCAATCGACTCTTTAAGCCTTGATTCTTGGCGTTTGTTTAAAATAATGGCGGAAATAGTCGAGGGTTTTGAGGTTTTAGGAAAAATTAAAGAGTCTTGTATTTCTATTTTTGGTTCGGCAAGAGTCAAAGAAGATCACCCTTTATACGAAGAAACAAGACAAATCGCCAAGCTTTTGGCAGAATCGGGTTTTGGAATTATCACCGGAGGTGGCCCCGGAATAATGGAAGCCGGAAATAGAGGTGCAAGCGAAGGTGGCGGCCAATCTATAGGGCTTCATATCTATTTGCCTCATGAACAAAAAACAAATTTTTTTATGAAAACCCAGCTGACCTTTCGTTATTTTTTTATTCGTAAACTTATGTTTATAAAATATGCGTCGGGTTACGTCGTTATGCCGGGGGGAATGGGGACTCTTGATGAGTTGACAGAAGCTTTTGTCTTGATGCAAACAGCAAGAATAAAACCTTTTCCTATTGTGCTTTATAAAAATGAATTTTGGGGCGGATTAATCGATTGGTTAAAAGATAAAATGGTGAGTGAAGGGTTTATGAGTCCTCATGAGCTTGATCTTTTGGCGATTAAAGATACCCCGGAAGAAGTTCTTGAATTTTTTAAAGCTCATCGTTAA
- a CDS encoding asparaginase produces MLNCIVQEKKLTTANKRVAVFFTGGTIAMRSLPDQGVVPVDLVNELSQSIHKNIPNLQLELVHWGDLPSPHISPEHMLELSSEVAEIAKRDDICGVVVSHGTDCMEETAFLLDVTLKLDKPVVVTGAMRSFDEEGYDGFRNLIMAIKACLLPLPKECGVAVLMADKLYSAREVTKVHSMSINSFDSPGTGAIGVCVGDCIALTRIPVASPTLEVEKIKAKVELIALAPGMDGKFIACARESGADGIVIEALGAGNIPISALSEVEKTLKANVPIVLTSRCIEGGVWPVYGYRGGAATMEKQGIILGGSLSAQKARILLMLALSNDLKLNQLKEIFHYYIR; encoded by the coding sequence ATGTTAAATTGTATTGTTCAAGAAAAAAAACTTACAACAGCCAACAAACGTGTGGCTGTTTTTTTTACCGGTGGAACGATTGCAATGCGTAGTTTGCCTGATCAAGGGGTTGTTCCTGTTGATTTGGTTAATGAGTTAAGCCAGAGTATTCATAAAAATATTCCTAATCTACAGCTTGAATTGGTTCATTGGGGCGATCTTCCAAGCCCACATATAAGCCCTGAACATATGCTTGAATTGTCGTCTGAAGTGGCTGAAATAGCTAAGCGAGATGATATTTGCGGCGTTGTGGTTAGCCATGGCACTGATTGCATGGAAGAAACCGCGTTTTTGCTTGATGTTACTTTAAAGCTCGATAAACCTGTTGTAGTTACGGGGGCAATGCGTTCTTTTGATGAAGAAGGCTATGATGGTTTTAGAAATTTAATTATGGCGATAAAAGCCTGTTTGTTACCTTTACCGAAAGAATGTGGTGTGGCTGTTTTGATGGCTGATAAACTTTACTCGGCAAGAGAGGTAACAAAGGTACACTCAATGAGCATTAATTCGTTTGATAGCCCCGGAACCGGAGCAATCGGCGTTTGTGTGGGTGATTGTATCGCTTTAACCCGTATACCCGTGGCGTCTCCGACTTTAGAGGTTGAAAAAATTAAAGCTAAGGTTGAACTTATTGCGTTAGCTCCCGGAATGGACGGAAAGTTTATTGCGTGTGCTAGAGAAAGCGGGGCAGATGGTATCGTTATAGAAGCATTAGGGGCGGGAAATATTCCGATTTCTGCTTTGAGTGAAGTTGAAAAAACGCTTAAAGCCAATGTGCCGATCGTGTTAACCTCTCGCTGTATAGAGGGTGGGGTTTGGCCTGTTTATGGTTATCGTGGCGGGGCTGCGACTATGGAAAAACAAGGTATTATTCTCGGTGGAAGTTTGTCGGCACAAAAAGCCAGAATACTTTTAATGCTCGCTTTAAGTAATGATTTAAAATTAAATCAATTAAAAGAAATATTTCACTACTATATTCGTTAA
- a CDS encoding C40 family peptidase, with amino-acid sequence MQAGCAKHPASTAPIIVKSNTKGEAVVNTARSMIGTRYKLGGTNPNGFDCSGFVCWTFAKYGKDMPRTAREQGAVGDKLNVSSLKPGDVVVFKIRRGYHSGIYTGDGNFIHSPRKGESVREDSIFSKYWQNKLIAARRVL; translated from the coding sequence ATGCAGGCAGGGTGTGCAAAACATCCGGCTTCGACTGCACCTATTATTGTTAAATCCAATACAAAAGGTGAAGCCGTGGTCAATACTGCCCGTAGCATGATCGGAACACGCTATAAACTCGGCGGTACCAATCCTAATGGCTTTGATTGTTCAGGTTTCGTCTGTTGGACTTTTGCCAAATATGGTAAAGATATGCCACGAACAGCGAGAGAACAGGGTGCTGTTGGTGATAAGTTAAACGTTAGCTCATTAAAACCGGGTGATGTTGTTGTTTTTAAAATACGACGCGGTTATCATTCCGGTATTTATACGGGAGACGGAAACTTTATTCACAGTCCAAGAAAAGGTGAAAGCGTTAGGGAAGACTCTATTTTCTCAAAATATTGGCAGAATAAGCTGATTGCGGCACGCAGGGTTTTATAG
- a CDS encoding ASKHA domain-containing protein, producing the protein MTDLKLVLIPKNKENIQNIKLDRQLLETEECNILQIKADKEEFLSQVIYLSGLLEPLPLCSGLGSCTLCRIRFLENPPKPLNQELNKLSAEDIKAGWRLSCLRKIEDEPLYLALPKYARLARTTHKVAKNQLVEDQNVTLAIDLGSTSVYWSVNSQDNNANLQNIKQQSQQQKVEGVFLNPQMGAGADVISRLAFANTLEKRRQLQNVTLDSFRRILNDLTDEGFPRPKELCLAANSVMTYLTLNKDPQRLAAAPYNLTYRGGCYEYLEGLPPIWVAPLLSPFVGGDISAGIAFILFGKEYVDKKENFFDEALVKPEYPFILADLGTNGEFVLCLGPDDAIISSVPMGPALEGIGLSCGAMASPGIISSFSLSPQGLLAHKLQQTEMHSTSYAVKKEGLTATAYLNLLAHLLQLNIIDANGLFKKNNEIFHPLAKKVLLQNGEERLINDQVKGTYLKLDDKLYLSSVDIEEILKVKAAFSLAVKSLLNSGGIQFKDLKHFFLAGALGKYIAVENLETLGFLPLGGGNLVKNIGNSSLSGAKLFLKYPETRERILTWITNIKELELARQQAFIDAYVEDMKFSFY; encoded by the coding sequence ATGACAGACTTAAAACTTGTACTTATTCCGAAAAACAAGGAAAATATCCAAAATATTAAGCTAGATAGGCAACTTTTGGAGACGGAAGAGTGTAATATTTTGCAAATAAAGGCCGATAAAGAAGAGTTTTTATCTCAGGTTATTTATTTATCAGGGTTGCTTGAACCTTTACCTTTATGTTCCGGGCTTGGCTCTTGTACTTTGTGTCGAATTCGCTTTCTTGAAAATCCGCCGAAACCCTTGAATCAAGAGCTAAATAAGCTGAGTGCGGAAGATATTAAAGCGGGTTGGCGACTTTCTTGTTTAAGAAAAATAGAAGATGAACCTTTATATCTTGCGTTGCCAAAATATGCACGTTTGGCAAGGACAACACACAAAGTAGCTAAAAATCAACTGGTTGAAGACCAAAATGTAACATTGGCAATAGATTTAGGTTCAACCTCTGTGTATTGGTCTGTAAACTCTCAAGATAATAATGCTAATTTGCAAAACATAAAACAACAAAGTCAACAGCAAAAAGTTGAAGGCGTTTTTTTAAACCCTCAAATGGGAGCAGGTGCAGACGTAATTTCTCGTTTGGCTTTCGCAAATACACTTGAAAAACGTAGGCAATTGCAAAATGTAACTTTGGATAGTTTTCGCCGAATTTTGAACGACTTGACCGACGAGGGTTTTCCTCGCCCCAAAGAATTGTGTTTGGCGGCGAACTCCGTGATGACTTATTTGACTTTAAACAAAGACCCGCAAAGATTGGCGGCGGCTCCTTATAATCTAACTTATCGGGGTGGGTGTTACGAATATCTTGAGGGCTTGCCGCCTATTTGGGTTGCTCCCTTGCTGAGTCCTTTTGTCGGAGGCGATATTTCGGCGGGCATTGCCTTTATTTTATTTGGCAAAGAATATGTCGATAAAAAAGAAAATTTTTTTGATGAAGCTTTGGTTAAACCTGAATATCCTTTTATTTTAGCAGACTTGGGAACAAACGGAGAGTTTGTATTGTGTCTTGGTCCTGATGATGCGATAATTAGCAGTGTGCCGATGGGACCTGCACTTGAAGGAATAGGGCTATCTTGCGGTGCTATGGCAAGCCCCGGGATAATTTCGAGTTTTAGTTTGAGTCCTCAGGGGCTTTTGGCTCATAAACTGCAACAAACAGAAATGCATTCAACAAGTTATGCGGTAAAAAAAGAAGGTTTAACGGCAACAGCCTATTTAAACTTATTGGCTCATTTATTACAGCTTAATATTATTGATGCAAACGGTTTGTTCAAAAAAAATAATGAAATATTTCACCCCTTGGCGAAAAAAGTTCTCTTGCAAAATGGTGAAGAACGCTTAATCAACGATCAGGTGAAAGGCACTTATTTAAAACTTGATGATAAATTATATTTAAGTTCTGTTGATATAGAAGAAATTCTCAAGGTAAAGGCGGCGTTTAGTTTGGCGGTTAAGAGCCTTTTAAACAGTGGCGGTATTCAGTTTAAAGACCTTAAACATTTTTTTCTTGCCGGGGCTTTAGGTAAATATATTGCTGTGGAAAACTTGGAGACTCTTGGTTTTTTACCTTTGGGCGGTGGAAATTTAGTAAAGAATATAGGCAACAGCTCGCTTAGTGGGGCAAAGTTGTTTTTGAAATATCCTGAAACCCGAGAGCGTATTTTAACTTGGATAACTAATATAAAAGAATTGGAATTAGCTAGGCAACAAGCTTTTATCGATGCGTATGTCGAAGATATGAAATTTAGTTTTTATTAG
- a CDS encoding Fur family transcriptional regulator yields the protein MKKLQKRFDDFIALKSLKHTHQRNLIFDVFLNSDGHLSTEELYEKIKSIDSSVGQATVYRTMKLLCEAGIAHEIHFGDGLTRYEVDDSGKKHHDHLICTVCGKIFEFVDELIEQRQKELAKKYDFDLTSHRMYLYGVCADCRKKI from the coding sequence ATGAAAAAACTGCAAAAACGCTTTGATGATTTTATTGCCCTTAAGTCTTTAAAACATACACATCAGCGTAATTTAATCTTTGATGTTTTTTTAAATTCTGATGGACATTTAAGCACGGAAGAGCTTTATGAAAAAATAAAAAGCATTGATAGCTCAGTAGGACAGGCAACAGTTTATCGCACCATGAAATTGCTTTGCGAGGCGGGAATTGCCCATGAAATACATTTTGGAGATGGTCTTACTCGCTATGAAGTTGATGATAGCGGAAAAAAACACCATGATCACTTAATTTGTACGGTTTGTGGGAAAATTTTTGAATTTGTTGATGAATTGATTGAACAACGTCAAAAAGAGTTGGCAAAAAAATATGACTTTGATTTAACCTCACACCGTATGTATTTATATGGTGTGTGTGCTGATTGTCGAAAAAAGATTTAG
- the proC gene encoding pyrroline-5-carboxylate reductase, translated as MSSLPVLGVIGCGNMGSAILKGLGSLDQALFSLVAFDRNQHKLEALRPLGVKGTSSMAELVKVSDWLIFAIKPQQLLSVLESLGESLKDKVIVSIAAGVSLNALEKASCNNTVVFRVMPNTPATVGEGVFAICYDESKISEIQKKVIVDLFNSLGRAVILPEAKFNAFSALIGCGPAYVFYQMEALVEAGVSLGLSRAESTLMVVDLFYGSVVLAKESGKHLSVLREEVCSPGGMTIAGINKFDSDGIKGKLIEAVFAAYQKGKKMEEDSAKESQKG; from the coding sequence ATGTCAAGTTTACCTGTTTTGGGTGTTATTGGTTGTGGAAATATGGGGTCTGCTATTTTAAAAGGGCTTGGTTCTCTTGATCAAGCTTTGTTTAGTTTGGTTGCTTTTGATCGAAATCAACATAAACTTGAGGCGTTACGCCCTTTAGGGGTTAAAGGAACATCAAGCATGGCGGAACTTGTCAAAGTTTCTGATTGGTTGATTTTTGCAATTAAACCTCAACAGCTTTTATCTGTATTGGAAAGTCTTGGTGAATCTTTAAAAGATAAGGTAATAGTTTCTATTGCTGCCGGTGTTTCTTTAAACGCTTTGGAAAAAGCTTCTTGTAACAATACCGTCGTTTTTCGAGTTATGCCGAATACGCCGGCAACCGTAGGCGAGGGGGTTTTTGCTATTTGTTATGATGAGTCTAAAATTTCCGAGATACAAAAAAAGGTTATAGTTGACTTATTTAATAGTCTGGGGCGTGCCGTTATTTTGCCCGAAGCTAAATTTAATGCGTTTTCGGCGTTAATTGGCTGTGGTCCGGCTTATGTCTTTTATCAAATGGAGGCTTTGGTTGAAGCCGGTGTAAGTTTAGGGCTCAGCAGGGCAGAAAGCACCTTGATGGTTGTTGATTTGTTTTACGGTAGCGTTGTTTTGGCAAAAGAAAGCGGAAAGCATTTATCTGTTTTGAGAGAAGAAGTTTGTTCTCCGGGTGGAATGACAATTGCGGGAATCAATAAATTTGATAGCGACGGAATAAAAGGTAAGTTAATAGAAGCTGTCTTTGCTGCATATCAAAAAGGTAAAAAGATGGAAGAAGATTCAGCAAAAGAAAGCCAAAAAGGTTAA
- a CDS encoding NAD(P)H-dependent glycerol-3-phosphate dehydrogenase — MKIAVIGGGSWGTALAQLCAKNGHNVWLWVRNASLAKEMNAKRENTRYLPGFKLADNLNISSTLEASLKGAELIVYVSPSQVLKVFLPELLRLVSADCPVVVASKGIDLKTLKPLSVLSFELVPSVRQRYAVLSGPSFAYEVMCGLPTAVSLACENTELGSKLREVFSNQSFRVYSSTDVLGVELGGALKNIIAIASGISDGLEFGYNARAALITRGLAEITRLGEKMGAKSNTFMGLSGIGDLMLTCTGDLSRNRQVGLRLAKGQDLEQIEREMTNLAEGIKTTEATFSLAKQLDVEMPITQAVYSVIHDKVPAMDAFKLLMSRSLKAE, encoded by the coding sequence ATGAAAATAGCAGTAATCGGAGGCGGAAGCTGGGGAACGGCGTTAGCACAGTTGTGTGCTAAAAATGGGCATAACGTCTGGCTTTGGGTGCGTAATGCGTCATTGGCAAAAGAGATGAACGCCAAGAGAGAAAATACTCGTTATTTGCCCGGCTTTAAATTAGCCGATAATCTTAATATTAGTTCGACCTTAGAAGCCTCTTTAAAAGGGGCTGAGTTAATTGTTTATGTTTCGCCGAGTCAGGTTTTGAAAGTTTTTTTACCCGAACTTTTACGGCTTGTTTCGGCTGATTGTCCTGTTGTTGTAGCAAGTAAGGGGATTGATTTAAAAACGCTTAAACCTTTATCGGTTTTATCTTTTGAACTTGTTCCTTCCGTGCGTCAGCGTTATGCTGTGTTGTCCGGTCCTTCTTTCGCCTATGAGGTTATGTGTGGTTTACCAACGGCTGTTTCTTTGGCTTGTGAAAATACGGAATTAGGCTCAAAGCTAAGAGAAGTTTTTTCTAATCAATCATTTAGAGTATATTCCAGCACTGACGTTTTAGGCGTTGAATTGGGCGGTGCTCTGAAAAATATTATTGCAATCGCCTCAGGTATCAGCGATGGTTTGGAGTTTGGTTATAATGCCAGAGCCGCCTTGATTACCAGAGGTTTAGCCGAAATAACTCGCCTTGGTGAAAAAATGGGGGCAAAAAGTAATACTTTCATGGGATTATCGGGAATAGGCGACCTTATGTTAACCTGTACGGGAGATTTATCACGCAACCGTCAGGTCGGTTTACGGTTGGCAAAAGGGCAAGATCTTGAACAGATTGAACGTGAAATGACAAATTTGGCAGAAGGGATAAAAACCACCGAAGCAACCTTTTCTTTGGCAAAACAGCTAGATGTCGAAATGCCTATCACTCAGGCTGTTTATTCGGTAATTCACGATAAAGTTCCGGCTATGGATGCTTTTAAACTATTGATGAGCCGCTCTTTAAAAGCAGAGTAA
- the ispE gene encoding 4-(cytidine 5'-diphospho)-2-C-methyl-D-erythritol kinase has product MSNRDNTIKTVKQQVFEPDFSFKNDFEQWYQNPKLSLPFIIQSGCKINLYLYITGILENGYHSLETLFIPLKNPKDTITFILEHKTYPTKLQFSSTDNGLSDENNTLTKAFAIYQKIRKQTSLEQTPQSTLKLHLEKNVPQGAGLGGSSANAATLILFLELLSRKLGLKPLSNKELVTIAETVGADVTIFLFNQTSLAKGIGEKLKPVDNPLKNTFLLLVYPDIKISTPWAYKAYDKNLKNNTIKFSSSKNIKKNNLFLKKVLTKEESFAISLFSQGIKSFNDFETVVFAEYPNLLKLKQQLYEIGASFAGMSGSGSSIFGVFHSDKNAEKAYQLITKTYKSTFLQCL; this is encoded by the coding sequence ATGTCAAATCGTGATAATACAATAAAAACAGTTAAACAACAAGTCTTTGAACCTGATTTCAGCTTTAAGAATGACTTTGAACAATGGTATCAAAACCCCAAACTTTCTTTACCGTTTATAATACAAAGCGGCTGTAAAATAAATCTCTATCTATATATTACCGGTATTTTAGAAAACGGCTATCACTCTTTGGAAACTTTATTTATTCCTCTAAAAAACCCAAAAGATACAATAACTTTTATATTAGAACATAAAACTTATCCGACAAAACTGCAATTTAGCAGTACAGATAATGGATTAAGCGATGAAAACAATACGCTCACCAAAGCTTTTGCAATTTATCAAAAAATAAGAAAACAAACAAGCTTAGAGCAAACCCCTCAATCGACTTTAAAATTGCATCTTGAAAAAAATGTACCTCAAGGTGCCGGGCTAGGTGGTTCTAGTGCTAATGCGGCTACTCTGATTTTATTTTTGGAATTGCTCTCACGCAAACTCGGCTTAAAACCATTAAGCAATAAAGAGCTTGTAACAATAGCCGAAACGGTCGGAGCAGATGTTACTATTTTTTTATTTAACCAAACAAGCCTCGCTAAAGGGATAGGCGAAAAGCTCAAACCCGTTGACAACCCTTTAAAAAATACTTTTTTACTTTTGGTTTATCCCGATATAAAAATTTCAACCCCTTGGGCGTATAAAGCATATGACAAAAACCTTAAAAATAACACAATAAAATTTTCAAGCTCAAAAAACATTAAAAAAAATAATCTTTTTTTAAAGAAAGTATTGACAAAAGAAGAGAGTTTCGCTATCTCTCTTTTCTCGCAAGGCATAAAGAGCTTTAACGATTTTGAAACTGTAGTGTTTGCCGAATATCCAAACTTGTTGAAATTAAAACAACAATTATACGAGATAGGGGCAAGCTTTGCAGGCATGAGCGGAAGCGGAAGCAGTATTTTCGGAGTGTTTCACTCTGATAAAAACGCAGAAAAAGCTTATCAACTCATTACAAAAACGTATAAATCAACTTTTTTGCAGTGCCTTTAA
- a CDS encoding ribose-phosphate diphosphokinase, with translation MHGSLKILTGTSNPVLAQAICTHLGCQLTPVLCDTFSDGEIRIEIQDNVRGDDVFVVQSTCAPVNFNLIQLALMLDALKRASAGRITAVVPYYGYARQDRKVSPRAPISAKMIADFLTTAGMQRLVTVDLHAGQIQGFFDMPVDNLFAQPVLLDYLRSYGSDVVVVSPDAGGVERARSYAKHLGADLAIIDKRRDKPNQAQAMNVIGDVKNKVAFVLDDMIDTAGTMVAASRVLLDKGAKEVVAAATHPVLSGPAIERIADSPFTKVLVTDTVPLGDKLKACPKIQVVSIASILAKAIHNIHTESSVSVLFV, from the coding sequence ATGCACGGCTCTCTTAAAATTTTAACCGGAACTTCCAATCCGGTGCTTGCACAAGCAATATGTACCCACTTAGGTTGTCAGTTAACTCCTGTTTTATGCGATACCTTTAGCGATGGCGAAATTCGTATAGAAATTCAAGATAACGTTAGGGGCGACGACGTTTTTGTTGTACAATCAACTTGTGCTCCCGTAAATTTCAATCTTATACAACTGGCATTAATGCTTGATGCACTAAAAAGAGCCAGTGCCGGAAGAATTACCGCTGTTGTTCCCTATTACGGTTATGCCCGTCAAGACAGAAAAGTAAGCCCAAGAGCCCCAATAAGTGCTAAAATGATAGCTGATTTTCTAACTACTGCCGGAATGCAACGTCTAGTAACCGTAGACTTACACGCAGGACAAATTCAAGGTTTCTTTGATATGCCGGTTGACAACCTCTTTGCTCAACCTGTTTTATTAGATTATTTACGCAGTTACGGCAGCGACGTTGTTGTCGTTTCTCCTGATGCCGGCGGTGTTGAAAGAGCCAGATCTTACGCTAAACACCTTGGGGCCGATCTTGCTATTATCGATAAAAGAAGAGATAAGCCCAACCAAGCACAGGCAATGAACGTTATTGGAGACGTTAAAAACAAAGTAGCCTTTGTTTTAGACGATATGATCGATACGGCGGGAACTATGGTCGCAGCCAGCAGAGTATTATTGGACAAAGGTGCCAAAGAAGTTGTTGCGGCGGCTACTCACCCTGTTTTATCCGGTCCGGCAATTGAACGTATTGCTGATTCTCCGTTTACAAAAGTATTAGTAACCGATACGGTTCCTCTCGGCGACAAACTTAAAGCTTGCCCTAAGATTCAAGTTGTTTCTATCGCAAGCATATTGGCTAAGGCAATTCATAACATTCACACTGAATCATCCGTAAGCGTTTTGTTTGTCTGA
- a CDS encoding 50S ribosomal protein L25/general stress protein Ctc, with protein sequence MSNLKVLSVTKRNETGKGANRRLRSEGLVTGIYYNAKGETIPVQVPHLAMEKMAMFAGRTTVINLEIDDNGKKTTHPVLIWELERHPFKNRFDHVDFYGVDFERPIEVKVPLEFIGVAKGTKLGGSLEVLREELQIIAKPLSMPKIISIDINDLGLNQHVRVGDLKLEEGVKAKLAKEAIIVSVISKVAAADEEGGEKEKKK encoded by the coding sequence ATGTCTAATCTTAAAGTTCTTTCTGTTACTAAACGTAACGAAACAGGTAAAGGTGCAAACCGCAGACTACGTTCTGAGGGTCTTGTTACTGGTATTTATTATAATGCAAAAGGTGAAACCATTCCGGTTCAAGTGCCCCACCTTGCCATGGAAAAAATGGCTATGTTCGCAGGGCGTACTACTGTTATCAATCTTGAAATAGACGATAACGGCAAAAAAACAACTCACCCCGTATTAATTTGGGAATTGGAACGCCACCCGTTTAAAAACCGTTTTGACCACGTTGACTTTTATGGCGTTGATTTTGAACGTCCTATCGAAGTAAAAGTACCTCTTGAATTTATCGGCGTTGCCAAAGGCACTAAACTCGGCGGAAGTCTCGAAGTTTTAAGAGAAGAATTACAAATCATTGCCAAGCCTTTATCAATGCCTAAAATAATCAGCATTGACATCAACGACTTAGGTCTTAACCAACACGTTAGAGTTGGCGACTTAAAACTTGAAGAAGGCGTTAAAGCAAAACTCGCAAAAGAAGCCATTATCGTAAGCGTTATTTCTAAAGTTGCCGCTGCTGATGAAGAAGGCGGAGAAAAAGAGAAAAAGAAATAA
- a CDS encoding cell division ATP-binding protein FtsE: protein MIKAKHVSLNFGSHWALKNCSFSLDKGDFLFLSGPSGAGKTSLLRLLYADLAMQRGQAEIAGFRLDGIKKNQIPNLRRQVSVVFQDFRILPNETVYQNIALPLEIRGLGHQHIERRVKAVARALSLENRLFFKCCEISGGEQQRTAIARSFVINPQVLLADEPTGNLDPDLSLRLMDLFLRFQAYGATVILATHSHDLLRLHPKAKIMRLEDGKITYANWSGAEIFRSAEEPTFG from the coding sequence ATGATTAAAGCAAAACATGTTTCTTTAAACTTTGGCAGTCATTGGGCTTTAAAAAACTGTTCTTTTTCTTTGGATAAAGGTGATTTTTTATTTTTATCTGGTCCATCAGGGGCAGGAAAAACTAGCTTATTGCGTTTATTATATGCTGACCTTGCCATGCAACGAGGGCAAGCCGAAATTGCTGGCTTTCGCCTAGACGGCATAAAAAAGAACCAAATCCCAAACTTACGCCGCCAAGTCAGTGTTGTTTTTCAAGACTTCCGTATTTTACCAAACGAAACTGTTTATCAAAACATTGCCCTTCCCTTAGAAATACGCGGGCTGGGTCATCAACACATAGAGCGGCGAGTTAAGGCTGTTGCCAGAGCCTTATCTTTGGAAAATCGCTTATTTTTTAAATGTTGTGAAATTTCAGGCGGCGAACAACAACGCACGGCGATTGCCCGCTCTTTTGTCATAAATCCGCAAGTTTTACTCGCCGACGAACCAACGGGAAACCTCGACCCTGACCTTTCCTTACGTCTGATGGACTTATTTTTACGCTTTCAAGCTTACGGAGCAACCGTTATCCTTGCAACCCACAGCCATGACTTATTAAGGTTACACCCTAAAGCCAAAATCATGCGACTTGAAGACGGAAAAATAACTTATGCCAACTGGTCCGGAGCTGAAATTTTTCGCAGTGCCGAAGAGCCAACGTTTGGTTAA
- the rplT gene encoding 50S ribosomal protein L20, producing the protein MRVKRGMASHRRHKRYLDAAKGFRGGRSVLYRTAREAVERAWANSFVGRKLRKRDFRSLWIVRINAGAREHGLSYSRFMNGLAKAGVSLDRKVLSALAIYDKEDFAKLVELAKSKLA; encoded by the coding sequence ATGCGCGTGAAGAGAGGGATGGCATCACATCGCCGTCATAAAAGATATTTAGATGCTGCTAAAGGTTTTCGCGGAGGACGTAGCGTTCTTTACCGTACAGCTCGTGAAGCTGTTGAAAGAGCCTGGGCAAACTCGTTTGTTGGTCGTAAATTAAGAAAAAGAGATTTTCGTTCTCTTTGGATTGTGCGTATTAACGCAGGAGCTAGAGAACATGGTCTTTCTTATAGCCGTTTCATGAACGGTTTGGCCAAAGCCGGTGTTAGCCTCGACCGTAAGGTATTATCTGCACTCGCTATTTATGACAAAGAAGACTTTGCTAAATTAGTAGAACTTGCGAAAAGCAAATTAGCTTAA
- the rpmI gene encoding 50S ribosomal protein L35 produces the protein MPKIKTRRSAAKRFEVTGTGKFRRRRQNLRHILTKKNAKRRMRLGQSAIVDSTNEKAVSRMLPYA, from the coding sequence ATGCCTAAGATAAAAACAAGACGTTCTGCTGCTAAGCGTTTTGAAGTTACGGGAACAGGCAAGTTTCGCCGTCGCCGTCAAAATTTGCGTCATATTTTGACCAAAAAAAATGCTAAGCGTAGAATGCGTTTAGGACAAAGTGCTATTGTTGACTCAACTAACGAAAAAGCTGTTAGTCGTATGTTGCCTTACGCATAA